The following proteins are co-located in the Rippkaea orientalis PCC 8801 genome:
- a CDS encoding isochorismate synthase, whose protein sequence is MSVAFSTIPYCTNSLYDPQEVYQLLLACQKKLEKQSHSNIISFSQTIRCQDPLIILDDFLRTAPSTAFFDQNSIYFYGENQRKNEAILGYGTTQLFCVDNSDRFVHSKNLIEECFKKIIKIGSQDISEANPHIFCGFSFFSDEEDQKSLFPSAFIFLPRFQIIKTNKNSVLTINLLLEKNHKIELLIEQITFYINKINSINHDEYYWLKASEKFKKTIKFEMEKTFKISVESTLKSIQSNQFNKLVLAHPLDLIASQEFSITHCLNNLRQYHPDCYVFALSNGQGNSFIGASPERLISVSKQQLLTDALAGSAPRGKTQKEDQSFAQMLLNNQKERREHQVVIDFITDRLKQLGLKPQFSPMKVLQLSNIQHLWTPIYSQLPPQIHPLEIVAQLHPTPAVAGFPTEIACQEIRRYENFKRGLYAAPLGWINYQGNSEFIVGIRSALISGNQARLYAGAGIVEGSEPDKELAEIQLKFQGLLRALLSNDSETL, encoded by the coding sequence ATGTCTGTTGCTTTTTCAACTATCCCTTATTGCACTAATTCATTGTACGATCCACAAGAAGTCTATCAATTGTTATTAGCTTGTCAAAAAAAGTTAGAAAAACAAAGTCACTCAAATATTATTAGTTTTTCCCAAACGATTCGTTGTCAAGACCCCTTAATAATTTTAGATGATTTTCTCAGAACAGCACCATCAACTGCCTTTTTTGACCAAAATTCTATTTATTTCTATGGAGAAAATCAAAGAAAAAATGAAGCTATATTAGGGTATGGAACCACTCAATTATTTTGTGTAGATAATTCTGATCGCTTTGTCCATTCAAAAAATTTAATAGAAGAGTGTTTTAAAAAAATTATTAAAATTGGTTCTCAGGATATTAGCGAAGCCAATCCTCATATTTTTTGTGGATTTAGTTTTTTCTCAGATGAAGAGGATCAAAAATCCCTATTTCCTTCTGCTTTTATTTTTTTACCTAGATTTCAAATTATCAAAACCAATAAAAATTCTGTTTTAACAATAAATTTGTTACTAGAAAAAAACCATAAAATAGAATTATTGATTGAACAAATTACATTTTATATAAACAAAATAAACTCAATTAATCATGACGAATATTACTGGTTAAAGGCTTCGGAAAAATTTAAAAAAACAATTAAATTTGAAATGGAGAAAACTTTTAAAATATCAGTTGAATCAACCTTAAAATCCATTCAGTCAAATCAATTTAATAAACTGGTGCTCGCCCACCCATTAGATCTTATTGCTTCTCAAGAATTTTCCATAACTCATTGTTTAAATAACCTGCGTCAATACCATCCAGATTGTTATGTTTTTGCCCTCAGTAATGGTCAAGGAAATTCCTTTATTGGAGCCAGTCCAGAACGGTTAATTAGTGTTAGTAAACAGCAATTATTGACCGATGCCTTAGCGGGTTCAGCACCGAGAGGTAAAACCCAAAAAGAAGATCAATCTTTTGCTCAAATGCTTCTCAATAATCAAAAAGAAAGGCGAGAACATCAAGTTGTTATTGATTTTATCACAGATCGTCTAAAACAACTGGGTTTAAAGCCTCAATTTTCTCCCATGAAGGTGTTACAACTGTCTAATATTCAACATCTCTGGACACCAATTTATAGTCAATTACCTCCCCAGATTCATCCATTAGAAATTGTGGCTCAACTGCATCCGACACCTGCTGTTGCGGGATTTCCTACAGAGATTGCGTGTCAAGAAATCCGTCGCTATGAGAACTTTAAAAGAGGACTTTATGCTGCTCCTTTGGGTTGGATTAACTATCAAGGAAATAGTGAGTTTATTGTCGGTATTCGTTCTGCTTTAATCTCTGGAAACCAAGCACGACTTTATGCCGGAGCAGGAATTGTTGAAGGTTCTGAACCTGACAAAGAATTAGCCGAAATTCAACTTAAGTTCCAAGGTTTATTAAGAGCTTTATTATCAAATGATAGTGAAACTCTCTAA
- a CDS encoding AAA family ATPase codes for MSLKLISANIQNFKSLGDVTLNFRDLTILVGANSSGKSNCLEALNFLSEIVKEGTPPSDSDTIKKILKIDANTGINIAITIQDDNEKKADYKITLNTTNSDKKNPEFYFAEEDLLVNDVKVIEVKKSIYLT; via the coding sequence ATGTCTCTTAAATTAATTTCAGCCAACATTCAAAACTTTAAAAGTCTAGGAGATGTTACTCTGAATTTTCGAGATTTAACGATTCTTGTTGGAGCCAATTCTAGTGGTAAATCCAATTGTTTAGAGGCTTTGAACTTTTTAAGTGAAATAGTAAAAGAAGGAACACCTCCATCTGATTCTGATACTATTAAGAAAATATTAAAAATTGATGCCAATACAGGTATTAATATAGCTATTACTATACAAGACGATAACGAAAAAAAAGCCGATTATAAGATCACTTTAAATACAACCAATTCAGATAAAAAAAATCCTGAGTTTTATTTTGCTGAGGAAGATTTATTAGTTAATGATGTCAAAGTTATTGAAGTAAAGAAGAGTATTTATCTAACTTAA
- a CDS encoding ribonuclease R family protein, which yields MEFSIATLLSHFTDDKLVAAKFLEKKLGCEDEENIEKLQIVLDALERIGILEKERGKYRRVPDNNLIEAKLRCSSKGFCFAIQDQEDADDIYIRETHLSNAWNGDRVLVEVIKEGTRRRSPEGEVKVILERANPSLLAQVKKNNEDYRAIPLDDRLLFELLLQQNGKNLEQAVDHLVHVSVVRYPIGEHPPIGIITRILGSDAEAAADTDIVCCKHDLPQSFPEAAEKAADSLPQSFDPEEIEQRIDLRHLLTFTFVEDTQRDLTPFIETAFTLEKTPEQYWQLGIHITDVAYYIAPDSILDKIAKKRGTTVYLGEKVIPLLPQGVTQGCSLTPGRDILTVSVLMTLDKNGQLLEFEIQPTVIQVNEQLKYSEVQAILANLDDISPEQEALAERLKQLFFTLSPLVKAQRIQRGGCEIQLEPRSPYQDEGRLGVILGSSVFPVRSLLMELVVIAQKAVADHLYALGIPALYCTQPQPDWEELEDLLKLIANLGLDVKLGSEEEITPQDYYNLTQAFGQSSAVQVLNYLLKSTLKSAKYSSHSAPHFGLAYGDCYLHCISPGQRYGDLLVQRILGVLFKEGRDRRTKQTKTGVNLRSSRCHGEINWNVLPPSVQETFEEELHLVVSHLNDREKLAEDAEKDLDGLKKAEKMKERTGQVFRGLITGVQSYGFFVEIEDLLVEGLVHVSSLKDDWYEYRARHGCLVGRKNRIAYRLGDQVQVEVKSVDYYRQQIDLVTVSGGSEANSDDWEDE from the coding sequence ATGGAATTTTCAATCGCTACACTACTGTCCCATTTTACTGATGATAAATTAGTTGCAGCTAAATTCCTAGAAAAAAAACTAGGCTGTGAAGATGAAGAAAACATCGAAAAACTGCAAATTGTTTTGGATGCCTTAGAAAGAATTGGGATTCTAGAAAAAGAAAGGGGCAAATATCGTCGAGTTCCTGACAATAACCTCATTGAAGCCAAACTGCGCTGTTCAAGTAAAGGCTTTTGCTTTGCTATCCAAGATCAAGAAGATGCCGATGACATTTACATCCGAGAAACTCATTTGAGTAACGCTTGGAACGGCGATCGCGTCTTAGTTGAGGTGATCAAAGAAGGAACCCGTCGTCGTTCTCCCGAAGGGGAAGTGAAAGTCATTTTAGAACGGGCTAACCCTTCCTTGCTTGCCCAAGTCAAAAAGAATAATGAGGATTATCGGGCGATTCCCCTCGATGATCGTCTGTTATTTGAACTCCTTTTGCAACAAAATGGCAAAAATTTAGAACAAGCCGTCGATCATTTAGTTCATGTCTCAGTGGTACGCTATCCCATCGGCGAACATCCCCCCATCGGCATAATCACTCGTATTTTGGGCAGTGACGCAGAAGCGGCAGCCGATACCGATATTGTCTGTTGTAAACACGATTTACCACAAAGTTTCCCTGAAGCAGCCGAAAAAGCGGCCGATAGTTTACCACAAAGCTTTGACCCCGAAGAAATTGAACAACGCATCGATTTACGCCATCTACTGACATTTACCTTTGTCGAAGACACTCAACGCGATCTCACTCCCTTTATTGAAACCGCCTTTACCCTAGAGAAAACCCCGGAACAATACTGGCAATTGGGCATCCATATTACCGATGTCGCCTATTATATCGCTCCCGATTCAATTCTCGATAAAATTGCCAAAAAACGAGGCACAACTGTCTATTTAGGCGAAAAAGTCATTCCCCTGTTACCGCAAGGCGTGACTCAAGGTTGTTCCCTAACCCCTGGACGAGATATTTTAACTGTTTCAGTGTTGATGACTCTCGATAAAAATGGCCAACTGCTAGAATTTGAAATCCAACCGACAGTCATTCAGGTTAATGAGCAGTTGAAGTACTCTGAAGTACAAGCAATCCTGGCCAATCTCGATGACATTTCCCCCGAACAGGAAGCCTTAGCCGAACGGCTAAAACAATTGTTCTTCACCCTGAGTCCTTTGGTGAAAGCACAACGGATACAACGAGGCGGCTGTGAAATTCAATTAGAACCGCGATCGCCCTATCAAGATGAGGGAAGACTGGGGGTGATTTTGGGTTCCTCCGTGTTTCCGGTGCGTTCCCTCTTGATGGAATTGGTGGTGATTGCCCAAAAAGCCGTAGCCGATCATCTCTATGCCCTAGGGATTCCCGCTTTGTACTGTACCCAACCTCAGCCCGATTGGGAAGAATTAGAAGATTTACTGAAATTAATCGCTAATTTGGGTCTTGATGTCAAATTAGGCTCTGAAGAAGAAATTACCCCCCAAGACTATTACAATCTGACTCAGGCTTTTGGTCAATCCTCGGCGGTTCAGGTCTTAAATTATTTATTGAAATCGACCCTAAAATCGGCTAAATATAGTAGCCATAGTGCCCCTCATTTTGGGTTAGCCTATGGCGATTGTTATCTTCACTGTATTTCCCCCGGACAACGCTATGGCGATTTGTTGGTACAAAGGATTTTAGGAGTATTATTTAAAGAAGGACGCGATCGCCGAACAAAACAGACAAAAACTGGGGTCAATCTCCGCAGTAGTCGCTGTCACGGCGAAATTAATTGGAATGTGTTACCTCCGTCTGTACAAGAGACTTTTGAGGAAGAATTGCATTTAGTAGTCTCTCACCTCAATGATCGGGAGAAATTGGCTGAAGATGCGGAAAAAGACTTAGATGGACTCAAAAAAGCCGAGAAAATGAAGGAACGGACTGGCCAAGTTTTCCGAGGGTTAATTACGGGGGTTCAATCCTACGGATTTTTTGTCGAAATTGAGGATTTATTGGTAGAAGGACTGGTTCACGTCAGTTCTCTCAAAGATGACTGGTATGAATATCGTGCCCGTCATGGCTGTTTGGTAGGACGCAAAAATCGCATTGCCTACCGCTTAGGCGATCAAGTCCAAGTAGAAGTAAAAAGTGTAGACTATTATCGGCAACAAATTGATTTAGTAACCGTTAGTGGGGGGAGTGAAGCCAATAGCGATGATTGGGAAGATGAGTGA
- the menA gene encoding 2-carboxy-1,4-naphthoquinone phytyltransferase produces the protein MKSNLNLNTPEISPSQRKLWFAAIKPPMYTVAIIPITVGTAAAFWENNHFSSQIFWTFLLSAIFIIAWLNLSNDVFDSDTGIDKNKAHSVVNLTGNKSLVFALANVFLTLGILGIFLIAWWQKEVTVLGIILLCCALGYSYQGPPFRLGYQGLGEIICFFTFGPMAIEAAYYSQVQHFSYFVLIPGIIIGITTSIILFCSHFHQVEDDLAAGKKSPIVRLGTQLGSQVLTGVTIGIFSLIGIFIILGTIPPTTLLIFLSVPLAYQLVTHVAEFHDQPDRVNNCKFIAVNLHFVSGMLLALGLILPHLLPS, from the coding sequence ATGAAATCTAACCTCAATCTCAATACCCCAGAAATAAGCCCCTCTCAGCGTAAATTATGGTTTGCTGCTATTAAACCTCCCATGTATACCGTTGCCATTATACCCATTACGGTAGGAACAGCAGCAGCTTTTTGGGAAAACAATCACTTTTCTTCTCAAATCTTTTGGACATTTTTACTGTCAGCCATTTTTATTATTGCTTGGCTAAATCTTAGTAATGATGTTTTTGATTCTGATACTGGAATTGATAAAAACAAAGCCCATTCTGTCGTTAACTTAACAGGAAATAAATCACTTGTTTTTGCTCTGGCTAATGTCTTTTTAACTTTGGGTATTTTAGGGATTTTCCTAATTGCTTGGTGGCAAAAAGAAGTAACCGTACTAGGAATTATTCTTCTGTGTTGTGCCTTGGGATACAGTTATCAAGGACCTCCCTTCCGTCTAGGATACCAGGGACTCGGAGAAATTATTTGCTTTTTTACCTTTGGTCCGATGGCTATCGAAGCCGCTTATTATTCTCAAGTTCAACATTTCTCCTATTTTGTCTTAATTCCTGGGATAATTATTGGAATTACTACCTCTATTATCCTATTTTGTTCCCATTTTCATCAAGTTGAAGACGATCTCGCGGCGGGGAAAAAATCTCCTATTGTTCGTCTAGGAACTCAATTAGGATCTCAAGTATTAACCGGAGTCACAATCGGTATTTTTAGCTTAATCGGAATTTTTATTATTTTAGGAACGATTCCTCCGACTACCCTATTAATCTTTTTGAGCGTTCCTTTAGCTTATCAATTAGTCACCCATGTGGCAGAATTTCACGATCAACCTGATCGCGTCAATAATTGTAAATTTATAGCAGTTAACCTTCATTTTGTCAGTGGAATGTTATTAGCATTAGGACTAATTTTACCCCATCTCTTACCATCG
- a CDS encoding Rpn family recombination-promoting nuclease/putative transposase: protein MYDNICKFIAETYSRDLAQWLLGKPIELTILEPTELQVDPIRVDSLIFLESEDLILHIEFQTSPQEDVPFRMADYRLRIYRRFSNKSVYQVVIYLKKTNSELVKIDRFNLPELQHQYNVIRLWEIPTEQLLTSSGLLPFAALSQTENPVNVLQQVARRIEAISDRIEKSNVTATTAILASLVLDKMVIKRLLRDDIMKESAIYQEIQAIGEAKGRQQGETKLVLRLLNRRIGEITQNLEENIRELSVEQLENLGEALLDFNSQSDLINWLNSENK, encoded by the coding sequence ATGTATGACAATATTTGTAAGTTTATTGCTGAAACCTATTCTAGAGATTTAGCCCAATGGTTATTAGGAAAACCCATAGAATTAACTATCTTAGAACCCACAGAATTACAAGTTGATCCTATTCGAGTTGATAGTCTTATTTTTCTTGAGTCAGAAGACTTGATTTTGCATATTGAGTTCCAAACGAGTCCTCAAGAAGATGTCCCTTTTAGAATGGCTGATTATCGCTTAAGAATTTATCGCCGTTTTTCTAATAAATCGGTTTATCAAGTAGTAATTTATCTCAAAAAAACAAATTCAGAATTAGTTAAAATTGATCGGTTTAACTTACCTGAATTACAGCATCAATATAATGTTATTCGACTTTGGGAAATTCCGACAGAACAGTTATTAACCTCATCGGGTTTACTTCCCTTTGCTGCGTTGTCTCAAACCGAAAACCCTGTTAATGTATTGCAACAAGTCGCTAGGCGAATTGAAGCAATTAGTGATAGAATTGAGAAAAGCAATGTAACCGCTACAACAGCCATACTAGCGAGTTTAGTTTTAGATAAAATGGTTATTAAAAGGTTATTGAGAGATGACATTATGAAAGAATCAGCAATTTATCAGGAAATACAAGCGATCGGCGAAGCTAAAGGGAGACAGCAAGGAGAAACAAAATTAGTTCTTCGACTACTTAACCGACGAATTGGGGAAATAACCCAAAATTTAGAGGAAAATATCCGAGAATTATCCGTTGAACAACTAGAAAATCTGGGGGAAGCTTTGTTAGACTTTAATAGTCAGTCTGACTTAATTAATTGGTTAAATTCTGAAAATAAATAA
- the lpxD gene encoding UDP-3-O-(3-hydroxymyristoyl)glucosamine N-acyltransferase, producing MKFNEISEKLSPLVTNSSLTTHPDLNPDITAVAAVDEAVTGQLSYIEGGKFAAMVQKTAASALILPRDEALQAQATEKDIAWITTPEPRLLFAHAIKLFYQPFHPSPGIHPTAVIDSSVKLGKDIYIGPHVVIEQGVTIGDNACIHANVVIYPGVSIGDRTILHANCTIHERSQIGDNCVIHSGAAIGSEGFGFVPTPDGWFKMEQSGYVVLEDGVEIGCNSAVDRPAVGTTRVGRNTKIDNLVQVAHNCQISENCVFASQVGLAGGVKVGKRVILAGQVGVANQANIGDGVIASAQTGIPHDIAPGEIVSSSPAVPNKLYLKASAIYKRLPEMYQTLKRLQKKLEES from the coding sequence ATGAAATTTAATGAAATTAGCGAAAAACTCAGTCCGTTAGTCACTAATTCTAGTTTAACCACCCATCCCGATCTCAATCCAGACATTACCGCCGTCGCTGCCGTCGATGAAGCCGTCACCGGACAACTAAGCTACATTGAAGGGGGAAAGTTTGCGGCAATGGTGCAAAAAACGGCTGCCAGTGCCTTGATTTTGCCCCGTGACGAGGCGTTACAAGCCCAAGCGACCGAAAAAGATATCGCTTGGATAACCACTCCAGAACCCCGTTTATTGTTCGCCCACGCGATCAAACTGTTTTATCAACCGTTTCACCCTTCCCCTGGTATCCATCCCACTGCCGTTATCGATAGTTCCGTCAAGCTAGGGAAAGATATCTATATTGGTCCCCATGTTGTGATTGAACAAGGGGTAACTATCGGCGATAATGCCTGTATTCACGCTAATGTCGTGATTTATCCAGGGGTTTCTATCGGCGATCGCACTATCCTCCATGCTAATTGTACTATCCACGAACGTAGTCAAATTGGGGACAATTGTGTCATTCATAGCGGTGCAGCCATTGGTTCTGAGGGGTTTGGCTTTGTTCCGACTCCTGATGGCTGGTTTAAGATGGAACAGTCCGGGTATGTTGTCCTTGAGGATGGGGTGGAAATTGGCTGTAATAGTGCAGTTGATCGCCCGGCGGTGGGAACGACGCGGGTTGGACGCAATACCAAAATAGATAATTTAGTCCAAGTTGCCCATAACTGCCAAATTAGCGAAAATTGCGTCTTTGCTTCTCAGGTTGGCTTAGCAGGGGGGGTAAAGGTCGGAAAACGGGTGATTTTAGCCGGACAAGTGGGTGTCGCTAACCAAGCGAATATCGGAGATGGGGTAATCGCTTCAGCACAAACAGGTATTCCCCATGATATTGCCCCTGGCGAAATTGTGTCGAGTAGTCCTGCGGTTCCTAATAAATTATATCTGAAAGCGTCGGCGATTTATAAGCGGCTTCCTGAGATGTATCAAACTTTAAAAAGGCTGCAAAAGAAACTCGAAGAAAGCTGA
- a CDS encoding DUF3153 domain-containing protein produces the protein MPLMIGLLTLLSGCVHYDVALNFSQQHRGEIVQHIRLAEQLTNLSQTEANQWLDSLEKRAKKLQGKAKRISPQEILVTIPFGNGQELTQKFNQFFNPTNSKIVQSVEENNPDLLNLKAKMSLKQSNWLFLENNQVKLQVDLRALGVLSNQGNIIISPGSLVDLQFVLNAPLGLKNIMSDTPVSQGINQLIWSLKPGQINTIEASFWVPSYLGIGTLGIILLMVAGFYLKYRRLPGVS, from the coding sequence ATGCCTCTGATGATTGGTCTATTAACCCTATTAAGTGGCTGTGTTCACTATGATGTCGCTTTGAATTTTTCCCAACAACATCGAGGAGAAATTGTCCAGCATATTCGTTTAGCAGAACAGCTAACCAATTTAAGCCAAACGGAAGCTAATCAATGGTTAGATAGTTTAGAAAAACGGGCGAAAAAACTTCAAGGAAAAGCGAAACGGATATCCCCTCAAGAAATTCTGGTCACGATTCCTTTTGGCAATGGACAGGAATTAACTCAGAAATTTAACCAATTTTTTAATCCAACCAATTCTAAAATAGTCCAATCTGTTGAAGAAAATAACCCTGATTTACTCAACCTTAAAGCTAAAATGTCTTTGAAGCAAAGTAATTGGTTATTTTTAGAGAATAATCAAGTCAAATTACAAGTTGACCTACGCGCTTTAGGGGTCTTATCCAATCAAGGTAATATTATCATTAGTCCAGGGTCTTTAGTGGATTTACAATTTGTTCTAAATGCCCCTTTGGGACTGAAGAATATTATGAGTGATACTCCCGTCAGTCAAGGGATAAATCAGCTTATTTGGTCATTAAAACCCGGTCAAATTAATACCATTGAGGCATCCTTTTGGGTTCCCAGTTACTTAGGAATAGGAACCCTAGGCATTATTCTATTAATGGTAGCAGGATTTTACCTGAAGTATCGCCGTTTACCAGGGGTTAGTTAG